The Chrysemys picta bellii isolate R12L10 chromosome 3, ASM1138683v2, whole genome shotgun sequence DNA window aggcggggatcagggggtctccgtgtgctgcccctgcccgcaggcattgccctcacagctcccattggccgcagtttctggccaatgggagctgtggagtaaGCCCTTGAGGCAGAGGCAACCCACGCACACCCCCTTGCCCCCCTCTGGGGCTACGGTGATGTGCCatccgcttctgggagcagtgcagagccagggcaggcagggatcctgccttcaCTCCACTGTGCCATTGgacttttagcacctaaaatctcctgATTTAGCTTCAAAAGCCTCCAGGAGATAGAGGAAGGGGGATGAGTTGATCACCCTGGAGTTCCCTGGGGGACCCCCAGGGGCCTaccgaccccagtttgagaaacgctgagcTAGCGTGAGTATGTGTACaaaagctgggaatcacacctctagctcAAAGTTTAGACGTAGCCTAAAACTGACTCATTCCACATAAGCTATTGAAAGAAGTTAATGAAAGGCTAAATTGGGCTCTTTTGATAATTAGAGCCAAGCAAAATTAAATTTGCCCTCTCTTTGAAAAATTGTGTTTTGTCAGAATTCAGAACTATGAACTCTTAGAATTTCTGCCAGCAACAATGGCTTCTTCCTTTGAACATggtaacattttcacaaagacTTTTTTTCAGCGATGCTTATTTGCCCTATTCATAAAGAATGCATATCACTTTCACTTAAGTTGGTGAACTATTTGAGGTGAAACCACAATATTTTGCAAAGCTgtgaattgttttctttttgctgcttttgcCACGTTTAAGGATATTATGATAGATCTTTATAATATAATTAGATTTCCATATGTTATTAAACAACTTACTTATTACTCCATGTTGTAATATCATCTGTACCAATCACCAAGCTGCAATATGCAATTTTCagctctcatagactcatagactttaggtTCagaaccatctagtctgacctgcacattgcaggccacagaaccttacccacacactcctgtaatagacccctaacctctggctgagttactgaaatcctcaaatcatgttttaaagacttcaatttacagagaatccaccattttcaCTAGTTTAAACATGCAAGTGacatgtgccccatgctgcagaggaaggcaaaaaaatgccagggtctctgccagtctgacctgggggaaaattgcttcctgaccccaaatatagtgatcagttagaccctgagcatgtgggcaagacccaccaggcagatacctgggaaagaattctctgtagtaactcagagccctctgcATCTAGTGCTCCGTCTctggccattggggatttttgctactggcagtcactgatgggccacatgccattgtaggcagtcctgtcataccatcccctccataaactcagggtatgtctacactacgaaattaggtcgaatttatagaagccggttttataggaatcggttttatacagtcgattgggTGTGTCCCCAAATAAAATGCTCTacgtgcatgaagtcggcggaccgcgtccacagtaccgaggctagcgttgatttccggagcattgcactgtgggtagctatcccacagttcccgcagtctccaccgcccattggaattctgggttgagctcccaatgcctgatgatgcaaaacagtgtcgtggggggttctgggtacatgtcgtcaggcccctccccctccgtcagagtaacggcagacaatcgatttgcacctttttacctgggttacctgtgcagacacataccacggcaagcatagagcccgctcagctcagctcaccatcaccatatgtcatctgggtgctggcagacgtggtactgcattgctacacagcagcagctaattgccttttggcagtagacagtgcagtatgactggtagccgtcatcggctatctgggtgctggcagatgtggggctgcattgctacagagcagcagccccttgccttttggcagtggatggtgtattacgactggtatccgccatcgtcatattcctcagtgagttcaatcagaggcacctgggcagacatgttttgtctcctggcctattgaaccgtcttgacgatgatggctagcagtcgtagtacctCATTTTcttccaagcacccagaagatgccgatggctatcagtcatgctgcactgtctgctgccagcttaagatgtaaaaaatagatggaccagatttgttctgtattcatttgcttcccactccctctgtgaaatcaaccctgctaaacccagggctttGAGTTCAAtatttgggggggccattctgtgtgacagttgtttgtgtttctccctgatgcacagtcacctttgttgattttaatttcctgtacctgtacgccatgtcgtcagtcacccctccatccctccgtcagtttcgcgccttttttcagaccagatgccatagcactgggatcatggagcccgctcagatcaccgtggcaattatgagcactatgaacaccatgcacattgtcctggagtatatgcagagccaggacatgccaaagcaaaaccaggaccagccgaggaggcgactgcagcgcggtgacgagagtgatgaggaaattgacatggacatagacctctcacaaagtacgggccccagcaatgtgcaaatcatggtgttactggggcaggttcatggcgtggaacaccgattcacccgggaaacaagcacagactggtgggaccgcatcgtgttgctggtgtgggacgattcccagtggctgcgaaactttcacatgcgtaagggcactttcatggaactttgtgacttgctttcccctgccctgaagtgccagaataccaggatgagagcagccctcacagttgagaagcgagtggcgatagccctgtggaagcttgcaatgccagacagctaccggtcagtcgggaatcaatttggagtgggcaaatctactgtgggggctgctgtgatccaaattgccagggcaatcaaagatctggtgatatcaagggtagtgactctggaaaacgtgcaggtcatagtggatggctttgctgcaatgggattcccaaactgtggtggggtgatagacggaacccatatccctatcttggcaccagagcaccaagccaccgagtacataaacgcaaggggtacttttcaatgctgctgcaagccctggtggatcacaagggatgtttcactaacatcaacgtgggatggccgggaaaggtacatgatgctcgcgtcttcaggcactctggtctgtttcgaaagctggaggaagggactttcttcccggaccagataataactgttggggatgttgaaatgcctatcgttatccttggggacccagcctaccccttaatgccatgggtcatgaagccgtacacaggcagcctggacagtaggtaggacctgttcaactataggctgagcaagtgccgaagggtggtggaatgtgcatttggacgtttaaaagtgcactggcgcagcttactgactcggatagacctcagcaaaaccaatatccccattgttattgctgcttggtgtgcactccacaatatctgtgagagtaagggggagacatttatggcggggtgggagattgaggcaaatcgcctggccgctgattacgtgcagccagacaccagggtggttagcagagtacagcagggtgcggtgcgcatcagagaagctttgaaaaccagttttgtgactggccaggctacggtgtgaaacttctgtttgtttctccttgatgaaccctccgccccccccacccccctccccggttcactctacttccctgtaaaccaaccaccccaccctcccctccccccttcgagcaccacttgcagaggcaataaagtcattgttacttctcattcatgcattctttattaattcatcacacaactagggggataattgccaaggtagcccgggatgggtgtgggaggagggaaggaaaaggacacactgcagtttaaaactttaaaactttaacacttattgaaggccagccttcagatgctcgggcaatcatctggggtggagtgactgggtggccggaggcccccccaccgtgttcttgggcgtctgggtgaggaggcaatgggacttggggaggagggctgttggttacccAGGGGCTGTAGTgacggtctctgctcctgctgcctttcctgcagctcaaccatacgtggagcatatcagtttgatgctccagcagccggagcatcgactcttgccttctgtctgcaagctgatgccacctatcatcttcagcccgccacttgctctgtttaGCAcgcgattcatcccgccacctctcctctcgttcatattgtgcttttttgcactctgacattgactgcctccacgcattctgctgtgctctttcagcgtgggaggacatctggagctccgtgaacatatcatcccgagtctgccgttttctccttctaatcttctctagcctctgcaaaggagaaacatttggagctggtggaggagaagggagaggtggttaaaaaagacacattttagagaacaatgggtacactctttcacgttacattttgctgttcacattaaacagcacatgtgctttcgttacaaggttgcatttttcctcttatattgagggcctgctggtttggtgtgagagatcactcacgcagtgccaggcaacagaatttggattGCAGGCAGCcgtggtaagccacagtcttttggctttttaaccttcataacatgtgggaatggtttcaaacagcaacgccctcatttcccatactaaGGActcattgggttggccatttaaaatgggtttgcaatgtaaaaggaggggctggggtttccgggttaacatgcagcacaaacccagctacccccccccccacaccccgaattctctgggatgatcacttcacccctcccccccaccgcgtggctaacagtggggaacatttctgttcagctgagcaggaacgggcacctctgaatgtccccttaataaaatcaccccatttcaaccaggtgaccgtgaatgatatcactctcctgaggataacaaagagagataaggaatggatgttgtctgcatgccagcaaacaccgggaccatacgctgccatgctttgttatgcaatgattccagactacgtgctactggcctggtgtggtaaagtgtcctaccatggcggatgggataaggcacccctccccagaaaccttttgtaaaggctttgggagtacatgaaagagagctttctggagatgtccctggaggatttccgctctatccccatacacgttaacagacttttccagtagctgtactggccgcgattgccagggcaaattaatcattaatcattaaacatgcttgcttttaaaccatgtgtaatatttacaaaggtacactcaccagaggtccctggtgtgccctcagggtctgggagcacaccttgggtgagtttgggggttactggttccaggtccagggtgataaacatatcctggctgttggggaaaccggtttctccgcttccttgctgtgagctatcttcattgtcttcatcatcatcatcatcatcttccacgtaccccgaacccacttccctgttgcgtgtttctccattgatggagtcaaagcacacggttggggtagtggtggctgcaccccctagaaaggcatgcagctccgcgtagaagcggcatgtttgcggctctgccccggaccttccgtttgcctctctggctttgtgataggcttgccttagctccttaattttcacgcggcactgctgtgcgtccctgttatggcctctgtccttcatggcctttgagactttttctaatattttgccattttgtttactgctatggagttcagctagcattgattcgtctccccatatggcgagcagatcccgtacctcccgttctgtccatgctggagctcttttgcgatcctgggactccatcatggttacctgtgctgatgagctctgcgtggtcacctgtgctctccacactgggcaaacaggaaatgaaattcaaaagtttgcggggcttttcctgtctacctggccagtgcatctgagttgagagtgctgtccagagcggtcacaatgaagcactgcgggatagctcccggagcccaATAAcattgaattccgtccacactaccccaaatccgacccgcaaaggccgattttagcgctaatccccttgtcggaggtggagtaaagaaacctgtttaaagggcccttaaagtcgaaagaaagggcttcattgtgtggacgtgtccaggcttaattcgatttaatgctgctaaagtcgatctaaactcgtagtgtagaccaggcctcagtcttgaagccagctaGGTTTCATTGCAAGACTGGGTGAAAGCCCAAAGATCTACAAATATAAGCAAGCAACAAATTGATTCCCTTATGCAGCTTTTACAGTGATGAAGCTGTGCTGGCCAAATGCACAAAATACACTTTTCCAAGGATTTTCCATAAAACGTTTCCTTAATTTACTGACCCCTTTCTGGTAGTTTACAGCAGCCAAACCTAACATTATAGAAAAGAGAACTGACTGTAAAGGTGAGAGAATTACAGGGTCTGGGAGTTTCCTTTAGGTTTAGGAATTTGTTCTTGATTTTTTGCCAGTTTCCAGGTTAACCGCAAGATAAACCAATACATGTTCAAATAGCTTATGTAAAATGTCTCAGTACCAAGGGGAAAATTTTCTGACATGCTGTGAAACTCTTCTGGTTTTCTATTTTATGTCTTAATCACATATAGTAAATATTGTTAAAAGAATGATATCTGTGGGAGATCAGTTTAGAAAATAATTGCTACCAATAATAACTTGaagcaacagagagagagaagatgggtggGAATGTCCAATAATAGAGAAAGGATATTTCTTTAGACATACACTACACAGCTATAttgcttcattaaaaaaaaatcctttgctaTTTGGTCACTAGGTGACACTATTGACTTAAATTTCAGCTACTGAAACAGATGTTATCTGGCAGAAGAGATTTTATTTCTTAATTGTTCTTCAAGGTTCACTCTTCTCTGTCATATGCACTATTGCTCTTACCATATAATCTTTGCCTGAACACTGCATTCAGACTGTCCTAGCATTTTACTCTAGTAGATTGTCCCTGCTAGA harbors:
- the LOC135982249 gene encoding uncharacterized protein LOC135982249 gives rise to the protein MMESQDRKRAPAWTEREVRDLLAIWGDESMLAELHSSKQNGKILEKVSKAMKDRGHNRDAQQCRVKIKELRQAYHKAREANGRSGAEPQTCRFYAELHAFLGGAATTTPTVCFDSINGETRNREVGSGYVEDDDDDDEDNEDSSQQGSGETGFPNSQDMFITLDLEPVTPKLTQGVLPDPEGTPGTSAPNVSPLQRLEKIRRRKRQTRDDMFTELQMSSHAERAQQNAWRQSMSECKKAQYEREERWRDESRAKQSKWRAEDDRWHQLADRRQESMLRLLEHQTDMLHVWLSCRKGSRSRDRHYSPWVTNSPPPQVPLPPHPDAQEHGGGASGHPVTPPQMIARASEGWPSISVKVLKF